The Bacteroidota bacterium genome contains a region encoding:
- a CDS encoding alanine dehydrogenase, protein MITSKDVLLSLQKQGGLMPQEEMLEVGRKKGQLFIGIPKEISFQENRIALVPDAVALLVNNGHHIVIETNAGKAAHFEDKDYSEAGAQIVSSPEEVYKADIILKVAPPSPAEIEMMQRKQTLISALQFAVQPANYVKQLIDKKVTAIAYDYIKDRDGIYPIIRAMSEIAGNTSILIAAEYLSNLSIGQGSMFGGITGVSPTDVVILGAGTVGEFATRAALGLGASVKIFDNSVYRLRRLQSDLGMRVFTSLLQPKVVSKALKTADVVIGAIRAPHGRTPCVVSEEMVMEMKYGAVLIDISIDQGGVFETSEITNHTHPVFRKHGVIHYCVPNIASRVSRTASYALSNIFAPILLNIGEEGGIDNMLRRDSGVRHGVYVYSGILTNRFLGETYHLPYKDIDLLMAVI, encoded by the coding sequence ATGATAACATCAAAAGATGTGTTATTGAGCCTTCAAAAGCAAGGTGGATTGATGCCTCAGGAGGAAATGCTGGAAGTAGGGCGAAAGAAAGGTCAGCTCTTTATTGGAATTCCCAAAGAAATTTCGTTTCAGGAAAACCGCATTGCACTTGTGCCGGATGCGGTGGCTTTATTGGTAAATAATGGGCACCATATCGTGATTGAAACGAATGCCGGTAAAGCAGCTCATTTTGAAGATAAAGATTACAGCGAAGCTGGAGCGCAAATTGTGAGCAGTCCGGAAGAAGTATATAAAGCCGATATCATTTTAAAAGTAGCTCCTCCCTCTCCTGCCGAAATTGAAATGATGCAGCGCAAGCAAACCTTGATTTCGGCTTTACAATTTGCAGTGCAGCCCGCTAATTATGTGAAGCAACTGATAGATAAAAAAGTAACCGCCATAGCCTACGACTACATCAAAGACCGCGATGGAATTTATCCTATTATTCGCGCCATGAGCGAAATTGCCGGTAACACCTCCATTTTGATTGCAGCCGAATATTTGAGCAATTTAAGTATAGGACAAGGTTCTATGTTTGGAGGAATAACAGGCGTATCCCCTACCGATGTAGTGATTTTAGGAGCAGGAACCGTTGGAGAATTTGCCACCCGAGCTGCGCTTGGATTGGGTGCATCCGTTAAAATTTTCGACAACTCAGTATATCGCTTGCGACGTTTACAAAGCGATTTGGGTATGCGTGTGTTTACTTCTTTACTTCAACCCAAAGTAGTAAGCAAAGCACTAAAAACCGCCGATGTTGTAATTGGTGCCATTCGAGCCCCGCACGGACGGACTCCTTGTGTAGTGAGCGAAGAGATGGTAATGGAGATGAAATACGGAGCTGTCCTTATCGACATCAGTATAGACCAAGGAGGAGTTTTTGAAACATCCGAGATAACCAATCATACACATCCTGTATTCCGCAAACATGGAGTAATTCATTACTGTGTTCCCAATATTGCATCCCGCGTTTCGCGCACTGCATCGTATGCCTTGAGCAATATATTTGCACCTATTTTATTGAATATTGGCGAAGAAGGCGGTATTGATAACATGCTTCGAAGAGATAGCGGTGTGCGTCATGGTGTATACGTGTATAGCGGAATTCTTACCAATCGCTTTTTGGGCGAAACCTATCACTTGCCATATAAAGATATTGATTTATTGATGGCCGTGATTTAA
- a CDS encoding histidine--tRNA ligase codes for MQKPSIPKGTRDFSPSEMVKRNYIFDCIRTHFQRFGFLPIETPAMENLSTLMGKYGEEGDKLIFKILNSGNFLTNIGIDKKTVEESNSWKENFVGDKLPLEGVINANQLSNLISEKALKYDLTVPFARYVVQHQNEITFPFKRYQIQPVWRADRPQKGRYREFYQCDADVIGSNSLLNEVELVQLMDAVFSDLKLPVIIKINNRKILSGIAEIIGEKERIIDITVAIDKLDKIGVDGVNKELAEAGLNSIAIEKLQPLINFEGTTLEKLNFLKQLLSSSPIGVKGIEEVERIFETLQLCKLKTALFELDITLARGLNYYTGAIFEVKANAGSLRSSICGGGRYDDLTGIFGLPNMSGVGISFGADRIYDVLEELNLFPESVAASTKILFVNFGKAEENYCLPLLSKLRDAGINAELYPESAKMKKQMSYADDKKIPYVVLVGGDEINSGQLTVKNMQLGEQSKMDIDSLLKSMLQS; via the coding sequence ATTCAAAAACCCTCTATTCCTAAAGGAACACGTGATTTTTCGCCGAGTGAAATGGTGAAACGGAATTATATTTTTGATTGCATCCGCACCCATTTTCAGCGCTTTGGGTTTTTGCCTATTGAAACTCCAGCCATGGAGAACCTGAGTACTTTAATGGGAAAGTATGGGGAAGAAGGGGATAAATTGATTTTTAAGATTTTGAATTCAGGGAATTTTCTCACCAACATCGGTATCGATAAAAAAACTGTTGAAGAGTCAAATTCATGGAAGGAAAATTTTGTAGGAGATAAATTACCGCTTGAAGGTGTAATAAATGCTAATCAATTAAGCAATCTCATCTCTGAAAAGGCTCTAAAATACGATCTCACAGTACCCTTTGCCCGGTACGTTGTGCAACATCAAAATGAAATTACCTTTCCGTTTAAGCGTTACCAAATACAACCGGTGTGGCGTGCCGACCGTCCCCAAAAAGGGCGTTACCGTGAGTTTTACCAGTGTGATGCCGATGTAATTGGAAGCAATTCATTACTGAATGAAGTAGAATTGGTGCAATTGATGGATGCCGTGTTTTCGGATTTAAAACTTCCGGTAATCATCAAAATCAACAACCGAAAAATATTGAGCGGCATTGCCGAAATAATTGGCGAAAAAGAGCGCATCATCGACATAACCGTTGCCATTGATAAATTAGATAAAATAGGTGTTGATGGGGTAAATAAAGAATTGGCTGAAGCCGGATTGAATTCAATTGCCATAGAAAAACTTCAGCCTTTGATAAACTTTGAAGGAACAACACTTGAAAAACTAAATTTCTTAAAGCAATTGCTATCGAGCTCGCCCATAGGAGTTAAGGGAATTGAAGAGGTGGAACGTATTTTTGAAACCCTTCAACTATGCAAACTTAAGACAGCCCTTTTTGAGTTAGACATAACCTTAGCGCGTGGCCTAAATTATTACACCGGTGCCATTTTTGAAGTTAAAGCCAATGCAGGTAGCCTAAGAAGCAGCATTTGCGGTGGCGGCAGATACGATGACTTAACCGGCATATTTGGCTTGCCCAATATGAGTGGCGTGGGAATTTCATTTGGTGCGGATAGAATTTATGATGTGTTGGAGGAATTAAATTTATTCCCTGAAAGTGTTGCCGCATCAACCAAAATTCTTTTTGTAAACTTTGGAAAAGCTGAAGAGAATTATTGCTTGCCATTGTTATCTAAATTACGGGATGCGGGTATTAACGCTGAACTCTATCCAGAATCAGCTAAAATGAAAAAGCAAATGAGTTATGCCGACGATAAAAAAATACCTTATGTTGTACTGGTTGGTGGAGATGAAATTAACAGCGGTCAATTAACCGTTAAAAACATGCAGTTAGGCGAGCAAAGTAAAATGGATATTGACAGCTTGCTAAAAAGCATGCTTCAGTCCTAG
- the mgtE gene encoding magnesium transporter encodes MSLNEEIVKPNIRELLEAHDGVALEVALNSLLPDELVAIINDSNESDRLHIFNLLAPKLAADTFEFLDLSEQEEILKALPNFKKASILNEISPDDRTKFLEELPSEAVKELLKLLSPEERTVTLSLLGYPEHSVGRLMTPDYIAVKQHWTVEKVLTYIRKRGKYTETVNIVYIIDDNGKLIDDIRIQEFLFVSPEKKVSELMDNKFIALSVNNDEESAIVEFRKNDRVALPVTDVEGILLGIVTIDDVLTLAQEEDTEDIHKMGGTEALEEPYIETPLMMLVRKRAIWLIVLFIGEMLTATAMAFFQGEIEKAVVLALFIPLIISSGGNSGSQAATLIIRAMALGEITIKDWWRVLRRELLSGLMLGGILGLIGFIRIAVWFSITGAYGPHWFPLGLTVGCSLVGVVMWGTISGSMLPIFLKKVGFDPAVSSAPFVATLVDVTGLLIYFSWAYIFLKGTLL; translated from the coding sequence ATGAGTTTGAACGAAGAAATAGTAAAACCAAATATTAGGGAACTGCTGGAGGCGCACGATGGGGTGGCTTTGGAAGTTGCGCTAAATTCGCTCTTGCCGGATGAATTGGTTGCTATTATCAACGATTCAAATGAAAGCGACCGGTTACATATTTTTAATTTACTCGCTCCAAAATTAGCTGCAGATACCTTTGAATTTTTGGATTTATCGGAACAGGAAGAAATACTGAAAGCCTTGCCGAATTTCAAAAAAGCCAGTATCCTAAATGAAATTTCACCTGATGACCGCACCAAATTTTTAGAAGAATTACCCAGTGAGGCGGTTAAAGAATTATTGAAATTATTGTCCCCTGAGGAACGCACAGTTACACTTTCCTTATTGGGTTATCCCGAACACAGCGTGGGTCGATTGATGACTCCCGATTACATTGCGGTGAAGCAGCATTGGACAGTTGAAAAAGTATTGACCTACATCCGCAAAAGAGGAAAATATACCGAGACAGTAAACATTGTTTACATCATCGACGACAACGGAAAACTCATTGACGACATTCGCATACAAGAGTTTTTATTTGTTTCGCCGGAGAAGAAGGTGAGTGAGTTGATGGACAATAAATTTATTGCCCTAAGCGTTAATAATGATGAAGAAAGTGCCATTGTAGAGTTCCGGAAAAACGATCGTGTGGCGCTGCCTGTAACGGATGTGGAAGGTATTTTGCTGGGAATTGTTACCATTGATGACGTCCTCACCTTAGCGCAAGAAGAAGATACCGAAGATATCCACAAAATGGGGGGTACCGAGGCTTTGGAAGAACCTTATATTGAAACCCCATTGATGATGTTGGTGCGTAAGCGCGCTATTTGGTTAATTGTATTATTCATCGGAGAAATGCTTACTGCCACTGCTATGGCCTTCTTTCAAGGTGAAATTGAAAAAGCAGTTGTATTGGCCTTGTTTATTCCTTTAATTATTTCGAGTGGTGGAAATTCGGGTTCCCAAGCAGCAACATTAATTATTCGTGCTATGGCATTGGGTGAAATCACCATAAAAGATTGGTGGCGAGTGTTACGTAGAGAGCTTTTGTCAGGTTTAATGTTGGGTGGGATTTTAGGTTTGATTGGATTTATAAGAATTGCTGTTTGGTTTAGTATAACCGGAGCCTACGGGCCACATTGGTTTCCGCTTGGCCTAACTGTAGGTTGTTCATTGGTTGGAGTTGTAATGTGGGGAACAATATCGGGTTCAATGTTACCCATTTTTTTAAAAAAAGTAGGATTTGACCCTGCAGTATCTTCTGCACCATTTGTGGCAACATTAGTGGATGTTACCGGACTATTAATCTATTTTAGTTGGGCGTATATTTTTTTAAAGGGAACGTTACTATAG
- the tsaE gene encoding tRNA (adenosine(37)-N6)-threonylcarbamoyltransferase complex ATPase subunit type 1 TsaE produces MTILIHSLTGINASAAQFLNAIGDKKVIAFSGEMGAGKTTFIKAVCKALGVLDVASSPTFSLVNEYLNPAGERIYHFDFYRINKESEALDMGCEEYFYSGNYCFIEWPEKIASLLPDATLHVEIKIKGDSREIHFIA; encoded by the coding sequence ATGACAATCCTCATCCACTCACTTACCGGTATTAATGCTTCAGCAGCGCAGTTTCTAAATGCTATTGGCGATAAAAAGGTAATTGCTTTTAGTGGTGAGATGGGTGCCGGAAAAACTACATTTATTAAAGCGGTGTGTAAAGCCTTGGGCGTTTTGGATGTGGCTTCCAGCCCTACTTTTTCTTTGGTGAATGAATACCTCAACCCTGCCGGCGAGCGCATTTATCATTTCGATTTTTATCGCATCAACAAAGAGAGCGAAGCACTAGACATGGGCTGTGAGGAATATTTTTATAGTGGCAACTATTGCTTTATCGAATGGCCGGAGAAAATAGCTTCTTTACTTCCGGATGCAACTTTGCACGTTGAGATAAAGATTAAGGGCGATTCACGTGAAATCCATTTTATTGCCTGA
- the bla gene encoding BlaB/IND/MUS family subclass B1 metallo-beta-lactamase — MLLLRLQLVFCFISNCVFGQSNADKLQVTPLTGNFYVYTTYNAYKEYQVPANGMYLLTEQGAVVFDTPWDTTQFQPLINYIKKTHGKDILLCIATHSHEDRTGGLDYFKKQGIKTYTSVQTDKISKLNNQKRAEFLIEKDTLFKVGQNTFQTYYPGKGHAPDNIVIWFEKEKILYGGCLIKSTEARDLGYLGDASVDEWSVTIKNIQTKFGKPKFIIPGHNSWKGTNSMKHTLKLIKKYKLAQH; from the coding sequence ATGCTTTTGTTACGCTTACAACTTGTTTTTTGTTTTATTTCGAACTGCGTTTTTGGGCAATCGAATGCAGATAAATTGCAGGTAACTCCACTCACCGGCAATTTTTATGTGTACACCACTTACAATGCATATAAGGAATATCAGGTTCCGGCTAATGGCATGTATCTCTTAACCGAACAGGGCGCTGTTGTGTTTGATACGCCTTGGGATACTACTCAATTTCAACCGCTCATTAATTATATCAAGAAAACGCATGGGAAAGATATTCTTTTGTGCATTGCCACGCATTCGCATGAAGATAGAACAGGCGGGCTCGACTATTTTAAGAAACAAGGAATAAAAACCTACACAAGCGTTCAAACTGATAAAATCTCAAAATTAAACAATCAAAAGCGAGCCGAATTTTTGATTGAAAAAGATACTTTATTTAAAGTTGGACAAAATACTTTTCAAACCTATTATCCCGGCAAGGGGCATGCGCCCGACAATATTGTAATTTGGTTTGAAAAGGAGAAAATACTTTATGGCGGTTGCCTCATTAAAAGTACAGAGGCAAGAGACTTAGGTTATCTTGGTGATGCCAGTGTGGATGAATGGTCAGTTACAATAAAGAACATCCAAACTAAATTTGGAAAACCTAAATTTATTATTCCGGGGCACAACAGTTGGAAAGGCACAAATTCAATGAAGCATACCTTAAAACTGATCAAAAAATACAAATTAGCGCAACATTAG
- the mqnE gene encoding aminofutalosine synthase MqnE — translation MKKTTIIDLINTTTIDTRLKQIAEKVIAGERVSFEDGLVLYEKGELGFLGTLANYIREKKHGDYTYFNRNFHIEPTNICVFDCKFCSYSRLLKNKNEGWELSEDEILDLVRKYDGKPITEVHIVGGVHPKMGLHYFAGLIKKVKEIRPDIHVKAFTAVELDYMCKKAKVSYEEGLRILKEHGQGSLPGGGAEIFDEQIRAQIAGDKCTSAEWLEMHETAHKLGLPSNATMLYGHVESYAHRVDHMERLRKLQDKTGGFNTFIPLKFRNKDNQMSHLAEVSVVEDLRNYAISRIYLDNFAHLKAYWPMIGRTTAQLSLSFGVDDIDGTIDDSTKIYTMAGSEEQNPALTTPQLVELIKQVKRHPIERDTLYNVVTDYLNVDFSKEEAYA, via the coding sequence ATGAAAAAAACTACTATAATAGACCTAATCAACACCACAACTATTGATACACGACTTAAGCAAATTGCTGAAAAAGTAATAGCAGGCGAGCGCGTTTCATTTGAAGATGGACTAGTGCTTTACGAAAAAGGGGAACTTGGATTTCTAGGCACTTTGGCAAATTATATCCGCGAAAAGAAACATGGAGATTATACTTATTTCAACCGCAATTTTCATATTGAGCCTACCAATATTTGTGTGTTTGATTGTAAATTTTGCTCTTATTCGCGCCTGTTGAAAAACAAAAACGAAGGCTGGGAATTGAGTGAAGATGAAATTTTAGATTTGGTTAGAAAATATGATGGAAAACCGATCACAGAAGTGCATATTGTAGGCGGTGTGCATCCCAAAATGGGCTTGCATTATTTTGCCGGATTAATAAAAAAAGTAAAAGAAATCCGTCCTGATATTCATGTAAAAGCCTTTACAGCCGTGGAGTTGGATTATATGTGCAAAAAAGCAAAAGTATCTTATGAAGAAGGCTTGCGCATCTTAAAAGAGCATGGTCAGGGTTCTTTACCCGGTGGTGGTGCTGAAATTTTTGACGAGCAAATTCGGGCACAAATTGCCGGAGATAAATGTACCTCGGCAGAATGGCTCGAAATGCATGAAACGGCTCATAAATTAGGATTGCCTTCGAACGCAACAATGTTGTATGGGCATGTTGAATCCTATGCGCATCGCGTGGATCACATGGAACGCTTGCGAAAATTGCAAGATAAAACAGGTGGATTTAATACGTTTATTCCATTAAAGTTTCGTAACAAAGACAATCAAATGTCGCACTTAGCTGAAGTTTCGGTGGTGGAAGACTTAAGGAATTATGCCATTTCCCGCATTTACCTCGACAATTTTGCGCACCTAAAAGCCTATTGGCCAATGATAGGAAGAACTACCGCTCAGCTTTCGCTTTCCTTTGGAGTGGACGACATTGATGGCACTATTGACGATTCCACAAAAATATACACCATGGCCGGTTCCGAAGAGCAAAATCCTGCTTTAACAACGCCGCAATTGGTGGAATTGATAAAACAAGTAAAGCGTCACCCGATTGAACGCGATACGCTTTATAATGTGGTGACAGATTACTTGAATGTTGATTTTAGCAAAGAAGAAGCATACGCTTGA
- a CDS encoding transketolase family protein → MKKYTYTEKKDTRSGFGAGLHELGKSNPKVVALCADLTGSLKMDAFAKDFPERFFQVGIAEANMMGMAAGMTIGDKIPFTGTFANFSTGRVYDQIRQSIAYSDKNVKICASHAGLTLGEDGATHQILEDLGMMKMLPNMVVINPCDYNQTKAATIAIAEHHGPVYLRFGRPTVPVFTPADQKFEIGKAVMLNEGTDVSIFCTGHLVWKAIEAGEQLEALGINAEIINIHTIKPLDIEAVLKSVRKTKCVVTAEEHQLNGGLGDSIAQLLCRELPSPMEMVGVNDSFGESGTPDELMVKYGLDAKNIVTAVQKVISRK, encoded by the coding sequence ATGAAAAAATACACTTACACCGAGAAAAAAGACACCCGTTCAGGGTTTGGCGCAGGTTTGCATGAATTAGGAAAAAGCAATCCAAAAGTAGTAGCCTTGTGTGCCGACTTAACCGGCTCTTTAAAAATGGATGCTTTTGCAAAAGATTTTCCGGAGCGTTTCTTTCAGGTAGGAATTGCAGAGGCTAACATGATGGGCATGGCAGCAGGTATGACCATTGGCGATAAAATTCCATTTACAGGAACCTTTGCTAATTTTAGCACCGGCAGAGTATATGACCAGATTCGCCAATCGATTGCCTACTCCGATAAAAATGTAAAAATTTGTGCTTCACATGCCGGATTAACCTTAGGAGAAGATGGTGCCACCCACCAAATATTGGAAGACTTGGGGATGATGAAAATGTTACCAAATATGGTGGTCATAAATCCTTGTGATTACAATCAAACCAAAGCAGCTACAATTGCCATTGCCGAGCATCACGGTCCGGTTTACTTGCGTTTTGGACGCCCAACCGTTCCTGTTTTTACACCAGCCGATCAAAAATTTGAAATCGGAAAAGCAGTGATGCTAAATGAAGGAACTGACGTAAGTATTTTTTGCACCGGTCACTTGGTGTGGAAAGCCATTGAAGCCGGAGAGCAATTGGAAGCCTTAGGAATAAATGCTGAAATAATTAACATTCACACCATAAAACCACTGGATATTGAAGCCGTTTTAAAATCGGTTCGAAAAACAAAATGCGTGGTAACAGCTGAAGAGCATCAATTAAATGGTGGCTTAGGCGACAGCATTGCGCAATTGCTTTGCAGAGAATTACCGAGCCCCATGGAAATGGTAGGCGTAAACGATAGTTTTGGTGAAAGTGGAACGCCGGATGAACTGATGGTGAAATATGGATTGGATGCAAAAAATATTGTAACAGCGGTTCAAAAAGTAATTAGTAGAAAATAA
- a CDS encoding VWA domain-containing protein, with the protein MNRGVAFFAILLLNSLFLNPSIAQPRPKKEIPLTRILFVFDCSLSMVGKWESATKMDVSKRILMQTMDSLQKLDNVEVALRMYGHQSPLQPERNCKDTKLEVPFSKNNFAQIKNKIKLAQPKGTTPIAYSLEQSGADFPTCADCRNIIILITDGEEECEGDPCAVSAALQAKGIVLKPFVIGIGLDDNFAKTFECIGKYFDATNEKSFQYAMGIIISQALNSTTAQVNLLDISGKPTETNVNMTFYDMHTGQIKYNYIHTINNKGNPDTLPLDPLPTYKMIVHTVPPVQKDSIELIPGKHTIIALDAPQGYLNLKTAGINDYKSLQFIVRKKGEMATLTVQDASKTEKYLVGKYDLEVLTLPRMLISDVDVSQSKTTSVQIPQPGIANILMSGAGYGSLYVEEKNKLKWIYNIPENSTRETLVLLPGNYRLVYRPKSAKESIYTIEREFKIESGSSASVKAF; encoded by the coding sequence ATGAATAGAGGAGTTGCCTTTTTTGCAATCCTGCTTCTTAATTCCTTATTCCTAAATCCTTCGATTGCCCAACCTCGTCCTAAAAAAGAAATTCCGCTTACGCGTATTCTTTTTGTTTTTGATTGCTCTTTAAGTATGGTGGGAAAATGGGAAAGTGCTACCAAAATGGATGTATCAAAAAGAATCTTAATGCAAACCATGGACAGCCTTCAAAAGCTCGATAATGTGGAGGTGGCTCTACGCATGTATGGCCATCAATCGCCGCTTCAGCCAGAGCGCAATTGCAAAGACACCAAATTGGAAGTTCCTTTTTCGAAAAATAATTTTGCACAAATAAAAAATAAAATAAAACTCGCTCAACCTAAAGGTACAACACCTATTGCATATTCATTAGAGCAGTCGGGTGCTGATTTTCCGACCTGTGCCGATTGCCGTAATATTATCATTTTAATTACCGATGGAGAAGAAGAATGCGAAGGCGACCCTTGTGCTGTTTCGGCTGCTTTGCAAGCTAAGGGAATTGTGTTAAAACCATTTGTGATTGGAATTGGACTCGATGATAATTTTGCTAAAACCTTTGAATGCATCGGTAAATATTTTGATGCTACCAACGAAAAATCATTTCAATATGCCATGGGCATTATTATTTCGCAGGCTTTAAACTCTACCACTGCTCAGGTAAACTTGTTAGACATCAGCGGTAAACCCACCGAAACCAATGTGAACATGACTTTTTACGACATGCATACAGGTCAAATAAAATACAATTACATCCATACCATCAACAACAAAGGCAACCCGGATACCTTACCCTTAGACCCTTTACCTACCTATAAAATGATTGTGCATACGGTTCCTCCGGTTCAAAAAGACAGCATCGAACTAATTCCCGGAAAGCACACCATCATCGCGCTTGACGCCCCACAAGGTTATTTAAATTTAAAAACGGCTGGCATTAACGACTATAAATCGCTTCAATTTATTGTGCGCAAAAAAGGAGAAATGGCTACACTAACCGTGCAGGATGCTAGCAAAACAGAAAAGTATTTAGTCGGAAAATATGATTTGGAAGTACTCACTTTACCACGCATGCTTATTAGCGATGTAGACGTATCCCAAAGTAAAACTACCAGTGTGCAAATTCCCCAACCCGGTATTGCCAACATCTTGATGAGTGGCGCAGGATATGGAAGTTTATATGTGGAAGAAAAAAATAAACTAAAATGGATTTACAACATTCCCGAAAACTCCACGCGAGAAACATTGGTGCTTTTGCCGGGTAATTATCGACTGGTATATCGCCCTAAAAGCGCCAAGGAAAGTATTTATACCATTGAAAGAGAATTTAAAATTGAGTCGGGAAGTTCGGCTTCTGTTAAAGCTTTTTAA
- a CDS encoding DUF4258 domain-containing protein has protein sequence MTTSRRIRLFIIGVLLGSIIMYFFVFKNRNVYKSPSEVIHGKLQSQHLEYSKHAQCRMKCRNISESEVKEILMKGEVNYTKSQVHDKPCPSYALEGKTSDGQNVRIVFAECDSVTKVITAIDLGLENDSCACE, from the coding sequence ATGACCACTTCCCGACGAATAAGACTCTTTATAATTGGTGTGCTATTGGGTAGCATCATCATGTATTTTTTTGTTTTTAAAAATCGCAATGTATACAAATCACCAAGCGAAGTTATTCATGGAAAGTTGCAAAGTCAGCATCTTGAATACAGCAAGCATGCACAATGTCGCATGAAATGCCGCAACATCAGCGAAAGCGAAGTGAAAGAAATTTTAATGAAAGGCGAGGTGAATTACACTAAAAGCCAAGTACATGATAAACCTTGCCCCTCTTATGCCTTAGAAGGCAAAACTTCGGACGGTCAGAATGTTCGAATTGTTTTTGCTGAATGTGATAGCGTTACCAAAGTTATTACTGCAATTGATTTGGGATTGGAGAATGATTCCTGCGCCTGCGAATAA
- a CDS encoding cysteine desulfurase, translating into MKVYLDNAATTSIDPEVIEAMLPVMQHQFGNPSSIHSFGRQTRAALETARKSVAKLLNTSPSEIFFTSGGTEADNMAIHGSIYDLGIAHAITSKIEHHAVLHTLESLEKLGKIKLSFVNIDSKGVVDLTHLEELLKTNPRTFVSLMEANNEIGNLLPLKEVGELCEKYDAIFHSDTVQTMGHYVHDLQAIKIHFITCAAHKFHGPKGVGFLYVNSKIKINPLIHGGSQERNMRGGTENVHGIIGLAKALEIAYRDMAAHQKHIQEIKSYMINKLEQEIPGVSFNGTAKNNSLYTVLNVHFPPTENAEMLLFNLDIMGIAVSGGSACTSGSNQGSHVLRGLGVDQNRPSIRFSFCKNTTKEEIDYTVEKLKEMFLVKVN; encoded by the coding sequence ATGAAAGTTTATTTAGATAATGCAGCTACCACTTCCATCGATCCGGAAGTAATTGAAGCCATGTTGCCGGTGATGCAGCACCAATTTGGAAATCCCTCTTCGATTCATTCCTTTGGCCGACAAACTCGCGCTGCACTCGAAACTGCGCGTAAAAGTGTTGCCAAATTATTGAACACTTCACCTTCTGAAATATTTTTCACATCCGGCGGAACCGAAGCAGATAACATGGCCATTCATGGGAGCATTTATGATTTAGGAATTGCCCATGCAATCACTTCCAAAATTGAACACCATGCTGTTTTACACACACTCGAATCGTTAGAAAAACTAGGCAAGATAAAATTGAGTTTTGTAAACATCGACTCAAAAGGGGTGGTGGATTTAACCCATTTAGAAGAACTTTTAAAAACGAATCCGCGCACCTTTGTTTCCTTGATGGAAGCAAATAACGAAATAGGAAACTTACTTCCTTTAAAAGAAGTGGGAGAATTGTGTGAAAAGTACGATGCTATTTTTCATTCGGATACCGTGCAAACAATGGGGCATTATGTACACGATTTACAAGCTATAAAAATACACTTCATTACTTGTGCAGCCCATAAATTTCATGGCCCAAAAGGTGTTGGCTTTTTGTATGTAAATTCTAAGATTAAGATTAATCCTTTAATACATGGAGGCTCACAAGAGCGCAACATGCGTGGGGGAACCGAAAATGTGCATGGAATTATTGGGCTAGCTAAAGCACTCGAAATTGCTTATCGCGATATGGCTGCGCACCAAAAGCACATTCAAGAAATTAAGAGTTATATGATTAACAAGTTGGAACAAGAAATTCCGGGCGTTTCATTTAATGGTACCGCCAAAAACAATTCCTTGTACACGGTGTTAAATGTTCACTTCCCACCTACCGAAAATGCTGAAATGCTGCTTTTTAATTTAGATATAATGGGCATTGCAGTATCAGGAGGCAGTGCTTGCACTTCCGGCAGTAATCAGGGATCGCATGTGTTGCGTGGGTTGGGTGTGGATCAAAATCGCCCTTCGATTCGCTTTTCATTTTGTAAGAACACCACTAAAGAAGAAATCGATTACACGGTAGAAAAATTAAAAGAAATGTTTTTAGTTAAAGTAAATTAA